From Fusarium oxysporum f. sp. lycopersici 4287 chromosome 10, whole genome shotgun sequence, the proteins below share one genomic window:
- a CDS encoding amyloid beta protein binding protein 1: MADVMIQTPPVLQGPSEKERKYDRQLRLWAASGQAALESANILLVNSGAGTVGVETLKNLVLPGIGRFTIADQNAVTHQDLGVNFFVDDSWLGKSRAEACTNFLLELNPEVQGEWYPKTQDEYFHLDHLLSSSPTFTMILYALPLPHDQVQLIQNYSHQHKIPIIAVHSVGYYSYFKTTLPGTFPIVDTHPDETATTDLRLLAPWPELLEFSQSMTENIDNLDSHEHGHLPMVVILLHYLEQWKEAHDGAYPTSYIDKTAFRKTVSEAMRTDNPEGGEENFEEAIAAVMKHVVTPSLPSSLRQVFDYVHQDPEEINSGFWVITEAVKRFYDEHGRLPVPGGLPDMKAQSNVYIKLQNIYKERARQDVGQVLETARSLPGGQDVDPEQVELFCKNAPFIKLINAPGDKTTSLDKLVEQELANDEMSAFAGPEMPLSLVPLYLALLATSNTKTASADEIMGFIGKAAPKATENERYKKTAQEVERAAGGELHNISALTGGMVAQEMIKIITKQYVPIENTCIFDGIDSRCQVLRL; the protein is encoded by the exons ATGGCCGATGTCATGATCCAGACCCCTCCGGTACTTCAAGGTCCATCAGAGAAGGAGCGGAAATATGACCGCCAACTCCGACTTTGGGCTGCCTCTGGTCAGGCTGCTCTCGAGTCGGCCAATATTCTCCTCGTTAACTCCGGTGCTGGTACTGTCGGCGTTGAGACTCTCAAGAATCTTGTTCTGCCTGGTATTGGCCGATTCACCATTGCCGACCAGAACGCTGTAACTCATCAAGATTTGGGTGTCAATTTCTTCGTAGATGATAGCTGGCTGGGCAAGTCCAGAGCTGAAGCTTGCACCAATTTTCTCTTGGAACTTAACCCTGAAGTACAGGGTGAATGGTATCCTAAAACCCAG GATGAATATTTCCACCTAGATCACCTACTCAGTAGCTCGCCAACATTCACCATGATCCTATATGCTCTTCCTTTGCCTCATGATCAGGTCCAGCTAATTCAAAATTATTCTCACCAACATAAAATTCCTATAATTGCGGTTCATTCCGTGGGATACTACTCCTACTTCAAGACCACCTTACCCGGCACATTTCCTATCGTTGACACCCATCCCGACGAGACCGCCACTACAGATCTGCGACTTCTAGCCCCTTGGCCTGAACTCCTTGAGTTTTCCCAGAGCATGACTGAAAACATCGACAACCTCGATAGTCATGAGCATGGTCACTTACCTATGGTCGTTATTCTCCTTCATTATCTAGAGCAATGGAAAGAAGCTCACGACGGCGCTTACCCTACCAGCTACATCGACAAGACCGCATTCCGCAAAACTGTCTCCGAAGCCATGAGGACAGACAACCCTGAGGGAGGTGAAGAGAATTTTGAAGAGGCTATAGCTGCTGTGATGAAGCATGTCGTAACCCCCTCCCTTCCTAGTTCTCTTCGACAAGTATTTGACTATGTGCACCAAGATCCT GAGGAGATCAACTCTGGCTTCTGGGTCATCACAGAGGCTGTGAAACGATTCTATGACGAACATGGCCGTTTACCTGTCCCTGGAGGACTGCCTGACATGAAGGCTCAATCCAACGTGTACATCAAATTACAGAACATCTACAAAGAACGGGCTCGCCAGGATGTTGGTCAAGTTTTGGAAACCGCTCGAAGTCTTCCTGGCGGTCAGGACGTGGATCCCGAGCAGGTCGAGCTCTTCTGCAAGAATGCTCCTTTTATCAAGCTCATTAATGCCCCTGGAGACAAGACTACCAGTCTCGATAAGCTTGTCG AACAAGAGCTAGCAAACGACGAGATGTCAGCCTTTGCTGGGCCCGAGATGCCTCTATCCCTGGTCCCACTGTACCTCGCCCTGTTGGCAACGTCAAATACCAAGACTGCTTCTGCAGATGAGATTATGGGTTTCATTGGTAAGGCCGCACCAAAAGCCACGGAAAATGAACGTTACAAGAAGACTGCCCAAGAGGTTGAGCGCGCGGCCGGCGGCGAGCTTCACAACATATCAGCCCTCACGGGTGGCATGGTTGCTCAAGAGATGATcaaaatcatcaccaagcaaTACGTGCCCATCGAGAACACTTGTATCTTCGACGGTATCGACAGCCGTTGTCAGGTCCTCCGCCTGTAA
- a CDS encoding hypothetical protein (At least one base has a quality score < 10), with amino-acid sequence MDARVTEKDTRTQDDGKPETISGSQTERSLPVSDRDETEVHVIPPARFWGLCVGVLLGLFLSMIDTSIVATSLHSIGVDFEVLEDVNWVALAYTLAYLGCAIVFARISDIVGRRDAFIAAYIIFFIFSIACGFARSINQLIAFRALQGIGGSGLYSLTMIMLPEISPDSMKQHIAALVGLVITMSGVLGPVLGGILTHYASWRWVFWINGPVGFVSLVIFILTWPKPEYLPSQERRAWKELDFLGSLLAIAAAVLVVFSFQNAGTERSNDGWKTSIFIAPLVFGLLACGLLIAWQIFIQHRWHDRFASAFPINIFRNRIYSTAIVNTLLNGFPYLLLIYAIPLRFQVVSGKSALISGVMLLPMLGTAAIGSLLAGKINATKNYTFESLVLGSSVMTIGCGLLTSLSHEPNDAKLLGYMTFCGLGFGLTVASSTMLSTVEVPIRDYAPAQGILSQVRLLGGSLGIAASSALLNEKSSKYLSGVLTAYEQATIGGSNTHLTNAQWSAVRYTYADAFQVEMKIATVVAACSVISAFGAFRKGRLLIAEQRKIIVREEEARRRAQTAQVV; translated from the exons ATGGATGCAAGAGTAACTGAGAAGGATACGCGCACCCAAGACGATGGCAAACCAGAAACCATCTCGGGCTCCCAAACAGAGCGCTCACTTCCCGTTTCAGACCGCGACGAAACTGAAGTCCATGTAATCCCACCTGCTCGTTTCTGGGGCCTCTGTGTTGG AGTCCTTCTAGGCCTGTTCCTGTCTATGATCGACACCTCTATCGTTGCAACAAGTCTACACAGTATCGGAGTCGACTTTGAGGTCCTCGAGGACGTCAACTGGGTTGCTCTCGCATACACTCTTGCATATCTCGGATGCGCCATCGTCTTCGCTCGTATATCCGATATTGTTGGACGTCGCGATGCCTTTATCGCAGCCTATATAATCTTCTTCATATTTTCTATTGCCTGTGGCTTTGCACGGAGTATTAACCAACTCATCGCATTTCGTGCTCTGCAGGGCATCGGAGGTTCAG GACTGTACTCTCTCACGATGATCATGCTGCCTGAAATCAGCCCAGATAGCATGAAGCAGCACATAGCGGCTCTGGTAGGCTTGGTCATTACCATGTCAGGTGTCCTTGGCCCTGTTCTGGGTGGTATCTTGACACACTATGCTTCTTGGAGATGGGTGTTTTGGATCAA TGGCCCTGTTGGTTTTGTATCTCTCGTCATATTTATCTTGACTTGGCCTAAACCGGAATACCTACCATCACAAGAACGACGTGCTTGGAAAGAACTTGACTTTCTTGGGTCCCTCCTTGCTATTGCTGCTGCAGTTTTGGTCGTTTTCTCATTTCAGAATGCTGGCACAGAAAGATCTAACGATGGATGGAAAACTTCCATATTCATTGCACCTCTGGTTTTTGGCCTGCTTGCATGCGGTCTACTCATTGCTTGGCAGATCTTCATTCAGCATCGATGGCACGATCGGTTTGCTTCCGCATTCCCAATCAACATCTTTCGCAATAGGATCTACTCTACTGCCATTGTCAACACCCTCCTCAACGGCTTTCCTTACTTGCTGCTCATCTATGCCATACCCCTACGCTTCCAAGTTGTTAGTGGCAAGTCTGCTCTCATCTCGGGCGTCATGTTGCTTCCTATGTTGGGGACAGCCGCTATTGGCAGCCTTTTAGCAGGCAAGATTAACGCCACCAAGAACTACACCTTTGAGTCATTGGTACTTGGCTCAAGTGTTATGACAATCGGCTGCGGATTGCTCACGTCGTTATCACATGAGCCCAATGATGCAAAACTTCTTGGTTACATGACATTTTGTggtcttggctttggcttAACCGTCGCGTCTTCGACAATGTTATCAACGGTTGAGGTGCCTATTAGGGACTATG CGCCCGCACAGGGTATTCTCTCTCAAGTTCGGCTCTTGGGTGGTAGCTTGGGCAtcgcagcatcatcagccttgCTGAACGAGAAAAGCTCAAAGTATCTTTCGGGTGTTCTTACGGCCTATGAGCAAGCAACAATTGGTGGTTCTAACACACATCTCACTAATGCACAGTGGTCAGCTGTCCGCTATACCTACGCTGATGCATTTCAGGTAGAGATGAAGATAGCAACAGTAGTTGCAGCTTGCTCAGTCATATCCGCATTTGGTGCCTTTCGAAAAGGGCGTCTTTTGATAGCCGAGCAAAGGAAGATAATTGTTAGAGAAGAGGAAGCCCGCCGCCGTGCACAAACGGCACAGGTTGTATAG
- a CDS encoding transcription initiation factor TFIIF subunit alpha encodes MSAPPPPGNPPANAPGYPNGAPKKQKPNPLRPLRKNPKANPLVSRRPPPRPTTPSASGRPNGTKPNIEEIRRQNGGWSEPPPPKYNDIPIMTTKKDLLDGIRYHMMKFTQSKAGGKSIDPTDQDDFARPVTLHRRDARQPPPGRAVKTEAPEAPQADEEEVERQAQRKAEREAQRAIDQAKIAPVAKDPNPKRPKKQKEEKTTFNRAPKTETAKKASDLRYEEALPWHLEDAEGKNVWVGNFVDTLSGSNVAFMIDQSVFRMIPLEKWYKFTSKPPFQTYDIDEVEAFMSKKVDVGRWVMRDEEKKAGRKDLEATRKMFYGSGPMVKTESATFKAASRSEKLEHDEIDMSGDEFQDDDEAPMFERNDDEDTKDSKDRIRREQLGANLFGEGDEQEVDKELDEQLREEILRQKLGKATKKALIKRDREDIYESDDSEENPWSSSSDDNSSDEEEEEDKKDDEKKEVNKDDKNQSGSGSKGTNTPSGKKPEGSKKSKSLKRAGSPALSESSGNESSRKKLKKNVTSATGSRSGTPLLQGGAARRPTAPGSGSDGEATAGEMSDGAAPKRKKLKLVSSSARGTPSASRAGSPNPTQGAASPGSPGASAVEPSEILDKIPAEGITVNELIKLFNHRLGDRPGQMSKTEWIQLVKKLCDYGPDKRLRRRS; translated from the exons atgagCGCGCCGCCTCCCCCAGGCAATCCGCCCGCCAACGCGCCTGGTTATCCAAATGGTGCCCCGAAGAAACAGAAGCCAAACCCCCTTCGGCCATTGCGTAAAAATCCCAAGGCAAACCCCCTTGTTTCTCGAAGACCACCACCCAGGCCGACAACGCCATCTGCTTCGGGTAGGCCAAATGGAACAAAGCCAAACATTGAAGAGATTCGACGTCAAAATGGTGGCTGGTCAGAGCCACCGCCACCTAAGTACAACGACATCCCCATTATGACAACGAAGAAGGATCTTCTCGACGGCATTCGATACCACATGATGAAGTTCACTCAATCTAAAGCAGGAGGAAAATCCATTGATCCAACCGACCAGGACGACTTCGCACGACCTGTAACATTGCACCGACGAGATGCTCGCCAACCCCCTCCGGGAAGGGCCGTCAAGACCGAAGCACCTGAAGCGCCTCAGgctgacgaggaagaggtgGAAAGACAGGCGCAGAGGAAAGCTGAACGGGAGGCTCAGCGCGCCATAGACCAGGCCAAGATTGCGCCTGTGGCCAAAGACCCTAATCCCAAGCGAccgaagaagcaaaaagagGAGAAAACAACGTTCAACCGGGCGCCCAAGACTGAAACTGCTAAGAAGGCGTCCGACCTGCGATACGAGGAAGCTCTTCCATGGCATCTCGAAGATGCAGAGGGTAAAAATGTTTGGGTTGGCAACTTCGTGGACACACTCTCTGGATCTAACGTGGCCTTCATGATTGACCAGTCTGTCTTCCGCATGATCCCCCTGGAGAAGTGGTACAAATTTACGTCTAAGCCTCCTTTCCAGACTTACGACATTGATGAGGTGGAGGCCTTCATGAGTAAGAAGGTGGATGTGGGCCGTTGGGTCATgagagacgaagagaagaaagctggGCGAAAAGACTTGGAAGCCACAAGAAAAATGTTCTACGGAAGCGGCCCGATGGTCAAGACTGAAAGTGCCACGTTCAAGGCCGCTTCGAGGTCAGAGAAACTGGAgcatgatgagattgatatGTCGGGCGATGAAtttcaagatgatgatgaggctCCCATGTTCGAAAggaatgacgatgaagacaCAAAGGACTCCAAGGACCGTATTCGTCGGGAACAACTCGGTGCCAACTTATTCGGAGAAGGCGACGAGCAAGAAGTAGACAAAGAACTGGATGAACAACTCCGAGAAGAGATTCTACGACAGAAGCTCGGCAAAGCCACCAAGAAGGCATTGATCAAGAGAGATCGAGAGGATATCTACGAAAGCGACGATTCCGAAGAGAATCCATGGAGCAGCTCG TCTGATGACAACTCAtccgacgaggaggaagaggaagacaagaaagatgacgagaagaaggaagtcAATAAGGACGACAAGAACCAGAGCGGTTCCGGATCGAAGGGTACCAATACTCCCTCCGGGAAGAAGCCTGAAGGCTCTAAGAAGAGCAAGTCGCTCAAGCGAGCCGGCTCCCCAGCACTCTCCGAGTCGAGTGGAAACGAATCTTCCCGCaaaaagctcaagaaaaATGTCACATCTGCCACGGGAAGCAGGTCTGGGACTCCTCTTTTACAAGGCGGAGCCGCCCGTCGACCTACGGCTCCTGGATCTGGTAGTGATGGAGAGGCAACTGCTGGCGAGATGTCAGATGGAGCTGCacccaagaggaagaagttgaagttggtTAGTAGCAGTGCTCGGGGCACTCCTTCGGCATCCAGAGCTGGCAGTCCCAACCCAACCCAGGGTG CTGCTTCTCCTGGCTCACCCGGAGCTTCAGCTGTCGAACCATCCGAAATTCTCGACAAGATTCCCGCCGAAGGCATCACCGTTAACGAGTtgatcaagctcttcaaccaCCGTCTGGGTGACAGACCAGGCCAGATGTCTAAGACTGAGTGGATTcagcttgtcaagaagctttgtGACTATGGACCTGACAAGCGACTTCGCCGAAGATCGTAA
- a CDS encoding transcription initiation factor TFIIF subunit alpha, translating to MSAPPPPGNPPANAPGYPNGAPKKQKPNPLRPLRKNPKANPLVSRRPPPRPTTPSASGRPNGTKPNIEEIRRQNGGWSEPPPPKYNDIPIMTTKKDLLDGIRYHMMKFTQSKAGGKSIDPTDQDDFARPVTLHRRDARQPPPGRAVKTEAPEAPQADEEEVERQAQRKAEREAQRAIDQAKIAPVAKDPNPKRPKKQKEEKTTFNRAPKTETAKKASDLRYEEALPWHLEDAEGKNVWVGNFVDTLSGSNVAFMIDQSVFRMIPLEKWYKFTSKPPFQTYDIDEVEAFMSKKVDVGRWVMRDEEKKAGRKDLEATRKMFYGSGPMVKTESATFKAASRSEKLEHDEIDMSGDEFQDDDEAPMFERNDDEDTKDSKDRIRREQLGANLFGEGDEQEVDKELDEQLREEILRQKLGKATKKALIKRDREDIYESDDSEENPWSSSSDDNSSDEEEEEDKKDDEKKEVNKDDKNQSGSGSKGTNTPSGKKPEGSKKSKSLKRAGSPALSESSGNESSRKKLKKNVTSATGSRSGTPLLQGGAARRPTAPGSGSDGEATAGEMSDGAAPKRKKLKLVSSSARGTPSASRAGSPNPTQGGKFSLD from the exons atgagCGCGCCGCCTCCCCCAGGCAATCCGCCCGCCAACGCGCCTGGTTATCCAAATGGTGCCCCGAAGAAACAGAAGCCAAACCCCCTTCGGCCATTGCGTAAAAATCCCAAGGCAAACCCCCTTGTTTCTCGAAGACCACCACCCAGGCCGACAACGCCATCTGCTTCGGGTAGGCCAAATGGAACAAAGCCAAACATTGAAGAGATTCGACGTCAAAATGGTGGCTGGTCAGAGCCACCGCCACCTAAGTACAACGACATCCCCATTATGACAACGAAGAAGGATCTTCTCGACGGCATTCGATACCACATGATGAAGTTCACTCAATCTAAAGCAGGAGGAAAATCCATTGATCCAACCGACCAGGACGACTTCGCACGACCTGTAACATTGCACCGACGAGATGCTCGCCAACCCCCTCCGGGAAGGGCCGTCAAGACCGAAGCACCTGAAGCGCCTCAGgctgacgaggaagaggtgGAAAGACAGGCGCAGAGGAAAGCTGAACGGGAGGCTCAGCGCGCCATAGACCAGGCCAAGATTGCGCCTGTGGCCAAAGACCCTAATCCCAAGCGAccgaagaagcaaaaagagGAGAAAACAACGTTCAACCGGGCGCCCAAGACTGAAACTGCTAAGAAGGCGTCCGACCTGCGATACGAGGAAGCTCTTCCATGGCATCTCGAAGATGCAGAGGGTAAAAATGTTTGGGTTGGCAACTTCGTGGACACACTCTCTGGATCTAACGTGGCCTTCATGATTGACCAGTCTGTCTTCCGCATGATCCCCCTGGAGAAGTGGTACAAATTTACGTCTAAGCCTCCTTTCCAGACTTACGACATTGATGAGGTGGAGGCCTTCATGAGTAAGAAGGTGGATGTGGGCCGTTGGGTCATgagagacgaagagaagaaagctggGCGAAAAGACTTGGAAGCCACAAGAAAAATGTTCTACGGAAGCGGCCCGATGGTCAAGACTGAAAGTGCCACGTTCAAGGCCGCTTCGAGGTCAGAGAAACTGGAgcatgatgagattgatatGTCGGGCGATGAAtttcaagatgatgatgaggctCCCATGTTCGAAAggaatgacgatgaagacaCAAAGGACTCCAAGGACCGTATTCGTCGGGAACAACTCGGTGCCAACTTATTCGGAGAAGGCGACGAGCAAGAAGTAGACAAAGAACTGGATGAACAACTCCGAGAAGAGATTCTACGACAGAAGCTCGGCAAAGCCACCAAGAAGGCATTGATCAAGAGAGATCGAGAGGATATCTACGAAAGCGACGATTCCGAAGAGAATCCATGGAGCAGCTCG TCTGATGACAACTCAtccgacgaggaggaagaggaagacaagaaagatgacgagaagaaggaagtcAATAAGGACGACAAGAACCAGAGCGGTTCCGGATCGAAGGGTACCAATACTCCCTCCGGGAAGAAGCCTGAAGGCTCTAAGAAGAGCAAGTCGCTCAAGCGAGCCGGCTCCCCAGCACTCTCCGAGTCGAGTGGAAACGAATCTTCCCGCaaaaagctcaagaaaaATGTCACATCTGCCACGGGAAGCAGGTCTGGGACTCCTCTTTTACAAGGCGGAGCCGCCCGTCGACCTACGGCTCCTGGATCTGGTAGTGATGGAGAGGCAACTGCTGGCGAGATGTCAGATGGAGCTGCacccaagaggaagaagttgaagttggtTAGTAGCAGTGCTCGGGGCACTCCTTCGGCATCCAGAGCTGGCAGTCCCAACCCAACCCAGGGTGGTAAGTTTTCTTTGGACTGA
- a CDS encoding ribose-phosphate pyrophosphokinase yields the protein MRNTLIFAGNSCPVLTGQICENLGMHPASAELTQFSNGETSVRILTSVREKDVFVVQSGSPSINDSIMELLIMISACKGGSANKVTAVLPYFPYSRQSKKKSHRGAITARMLANLLGVAGVKHVITVDLHASQMQGFFKCPVDNLHAEPILAKWIRHNVSNWREAVVVSKNAGGTKRVTSLADALKLNFGIVTTDRKRVSNMTASMIMRHFDHNVERQPTPLESNRPIPYRGPPASERAVESEATPKRQTPPPRSTRIVTNSQGSPTRVNSSARSVTPNAAEAADPNTTPPAGSPDSSADGDADYDDHKASEVTQGRLVQGRIVEDDYPSPDRSVVDGSVEDDPMTMSHASSFFVPEPQSLGGSGDAAASSDEEDNAFEDPGAEHLITLVGNVKNRTVFIVDDMIDKAGSWIAAAETVVKKGGAKKVYCMATHGVFGGDSLEQLQACECIDQIVVTNSFPIDKDRARSISKLVVLDLSFLLAEAIRRNHYGEALSPLFQHYGD from the exons ATGCGCAATACACTGATCTTCGCAGGCAATTCCTGCCCAGTCCTCACAGGCCAAATCTGCGAGAATCTGGGCATGCATCCTGCCAGCGCTGAGCTTACCCAGTTCTCCAAT GGTGAAACGAGCGTCAGAATTCTGACAAGTGTCCGAGAGAAGGACGTCTTCGTTGTCCAATCAGGCAGCCCCAGCATCAATGACTCCATCATggagcttctcatcatgatctCGGCCTGCAAAGGCGGTTCTGCTAACAAAGTCACTG CCGTACTTCCTTATTTTCCCTACAGCCGCcagtcaaagaagaaatcgCATAGAGGTGCGATTACTGCTCGCATGCTTGCCAACTTGTTGGGTGTTGCTGGCGTTAAGCACGTTATCACTGTCGACCTTCATGCCTCGCAGATGCAGGGCTTCTTCAAGTGTCCCGTTGACAACCTGCACGCAGAGCCTATCCTCGCGAAGTGGATCCGCCACAACGTGTCTAACTGGCGCGAAGCGGTcgtggtctccaagaacGCTGGAGGAACGAAGCGAGTGACATCGCTTGCGGATGCTCTCAAGCTTAATTTCGGGATTGTTACTACAGACAGGAAGCGTGTGAGTAACATGACAGCGAGCATGATCATGAGGCACTTCGATCATAATGTCGAGCGTCAACCCACGCCGTTGGAGTCTAACCGACCCATTCCCTACCGTGGACCCCCGGCTTCCGAACGTGCTGTCGAGTCCGAGGCTACCCCTAAGAGGCAGACACCCCCTCCTCGCTCCACGCGAATTGTGACGAACTCACAGGGCTCTCCCACACGGGTCAACAGCTCTGCTCGTTCAGTCACTCCCAACGCTGCCGAGGCTGCGGATCCTAACACTACCCCCCCTGCTGGATCACCCGATAGTTCGGCTGATGGCGACGCGGATTATGATGATCATAAAGCGTCTGAGGTTACACAGGGCCGTTTGGTTCAAGGTCGTATCGTCGAGGATGACTATCCGTCTCCTGATCGATCTGTTGTCGATGGCAGTGTGGAGGATGATCCCATGACTATGTCTCATGCTTCATCATTCTTCGTCCCTGAGCCTCAATCTCTTGGAGGATCTGGCGACGCTGCGGCAAGTTCCGATGAGGAGGACAACGCATTCGAGGATCCAGGTGCCGAGCATCTTATCACTCTAGTTGGAAACGTCAAGAATCGGACCGTTTTTATCGTGGACGACATGATTGACAAGGCTGGCTCTTGGATCGCTGCAGCCGAGACAGTGGTCAAGAAAGGCGGAGCAAAGAAGGTTTATTGCATGGCCACGCATGGTGTTTTTGGCGGCGACAGCCTGGAACAACTGCAAGCATGCGAGTGCATCGACCAAATTGTTGTGACCAACAGCTTTCCAATTGATAAGGACAGGGCACGCAGCATCAGCAAGCTCGTGGTTCTCGACCTCTCATTCCTACTGGCGGAGGCCATTCGACGTAACCACTATGGCGAGGCTCTTTCGCCTCTCTTCCAACATTATGGTGATTAG
- a CDS encoding ribose-phosphate pyrophosphokinase, with protein sequence MLANLLGVAGVKHVITVDLHASQMQGFFKCPVDNLHAEPILAKWIRHNVSNWREAVVVSKNAGGTKRVTSLADALKLNFGIVTTDRKRVSNMTASMIMRHFDHNVERQPTPLESNRPIPYRGPPASERAVESEATPKRQTPPPRSTRIVTNSQGSPTRVNSSARSVTPNAAEAADPNTTPPAGSPDSSADGDADYDDHKASEVTQGRLVQGRIVEDDYPSPDRSVVDGSVEDDPMTMSHASSFFVPEPQSLGGSGDAAASSDEEDNAFEDPGAEHLITLVGNVKNRTVFIVDDMIDKAGSWIAAAETVVKKGGAKKVYCMATHGVFGGDSLEQLQACECIDQIVVTNSFPIDKDRARSISKLVVLDLSFLLAEAIRRNHYGEALSPLFQHYGD encoded by the coding sequence ATGCTTGCCAACTTGTTGGGTGTTGCTGGCGTTAAGCACGTTATCACTGTCGACCTTCATGCCTCGCAGATGCAGGGCTTCTTCAAGTGTCCCGTTGACAACCTGCACGCAGAGCCTATCCTCGCGAAGTGGATCCGCCACAACGTGTCTAACTGGCGCGAAGCGGTcgtggtctccaagaacGCTGGAGGAACGAAGCGAGTGACATCGCTTGCGGATGCTCTCAAGCTTAATTTCGGGATTGTTACTACAGACAGGAAGCGTGTGAGTAACATGACAGCGAGCATGATCATGAGGCACTTCGATCATAATGTCGAGCGTCAACCCACGCCGTTGGAGTCTAACCGACCCATTCCCTACCGTGGACCCCCGGCTTCCGAACGTGCTGTCGAGTCCGAGGCTACCCCTAAGAGGCAGACACCCCCTCCTCGCTCCACGCGAATTGTGACGAACTCACAGGGCTCTCCCACACGGGTCAACAGCTCTGCTCGTTCAGTCACTCCCAACGCTGCCGAGGCTGCGGATCCTAACACTACCCCCCCTGCTGGATCACCCGATAGTTCGGCTGATGGCGACGCGGATTATGATGATCATAAAGCGTCTGAGGTTACACAGGGCCGTTTGGTTCAAGGTCGTATCGTCGAGGATGACTATCCGTCTCCTGATCGATCTGTTGTCGATGGCAGTGTGGAGGATGATCCCATGACTATGTCTCATGCTTCATCATTCTTCGTCCCTGAGCCTCAATCTCTTGGAGGATCTGGCGACGCTGCGGCAAGTTCCGATGAGGAGGACAACGCATTCGAGGATCCAGGTGCCGAGCATCTTATCACTCTAGTTGGAAACGTCAAGAATCGGACCGTTTTTATCGTGGACGACATGATTGACAAGGCTGGCTCTTGGATCGCTGCAGCCGAGACAGTGGTCAAGAAAGGCGGAGCAAAGAAGGTTTATTGCATGGCCACGCATGGTGTTTTTGGCGGCGACAGCCTGGAACAACTGCAAGCATGCGAGTGCATCGACCAAATTGTTGTGACCAACAGCTTTCCAATTGATAAGGACAGGGCACGCAGCATCAGCAAGCTCGTGGTTCTCGACCTCTCATTCCTACTGGCGGAGGCCATTCGACGTAACCACTATGGCGAGGCTCTTTCGCCTCTCTTCCAACATTATGGTGATTAG
- a CDS encoding oxidoreductase produces MNTRRLFTTAFKTLNVSLSTSHSNSFTPLFRPLFTRRTMASAAAKRLTGKTILVTGASSGIGRSTALEFARTAPKNDLRLILTARRVDSLNALAEEIKREVGDGVKVLPFKLDVSNPAEVKGIVGNLPEEWRNIDVLVNNAGLVKGVARAPEIAEEDINVMFQTNVTGLINMTQAILPIFLARPDGGHGDIINVGSIAGREPYPGGGIYCATKAAVRSFTDSLRKELIASRVRVIEIDPGQVETEFSVVRFYGDKEKADAVYAGCEPLTPDDIAEIIVFTATRRENVVVADTLVFPSHQAGAGIMHRKT; encoded by the exons ATGAATACCCGTCGCCTATTCACTACCGCATTCAAGACCCTCAACGTCTCTTTGTCAACCTCACACTCAAACTCCTTCACTCCCCTCTTTCGCCCCCTTTTCACTCGTCGCACAATGGCTTCCGCTGCTGCCAAACGTCTCACTGGCAAGACAATCCTTGTCACTGGTGCATCCTCCGGCATCGGCCGCTCCACGGCTCTGGAGTTCGCTCGGACTGCGCCCAAGAATGATCTTCGTCTCATCCTCACTGCACGCCGTGTTGATTCCCTCAATGCACTTGCTGAAGAAATCAAGAGGGAGGTCGGCGATGGTGTCAAGGTTCTGCCGTTCAAACTCGATGTGAGCAACCCTGCTGAGGTTAAGGGTATTGTCGGCAACTTGCCCGAGGAGTGGAGGAACATTGACGTGCTCGTCAACAATGC AGGTCTGGTCAAGGGTGTTGCTCGTGCCCCTGAAATTGCTGAGGAGGACATCAATGTTATGTTCCAAACAAACGTCACAGGTCTCATCAATATGACCCAGGCTATCCTCcccatcttcctcgcccGACCAGACGGTGGCCACGGTGATATCATCAACGTCGGCTCCATTGCTGGCCGAGAGCCTTACCCCGGTGGTGGCATCTACTGCGCTACAAAGGCCGCTGTTCGCAGCTTCACTGACAGCTTGCGAAAGGAGCTCATTGCCAGTCGTGTCCGTGTTATTGAGATTGATCCCGGTCAGGTCGAAACT GAGTTCTCCGTGGTACGATTCTATGGCGATAAGGAAAAGGCCGATGCTGTCTATGC CGGATGTGAACCTCTCACCCCCGACGACATTGCTGAGATCATCGTGTTTACCGCAACTCGCCGAGAGAACGTCGTTGTTGCCGATACGCTAGTCTTCCCCAGTCATCAG GCTGGTGCTGGTATTATGCACCGAAAGACTTAG